In Populus nigra chromosome 10, ddPopNigr1.1, whole genome shotgun sequence, the following proteins share a genomic window:
- the LOC133705020 gene encoding transcription factor bHLH90 isoform X2 has translation MRGLDRAMERLRPLVDSNAWDYCVVWKLGDDPSRFIEWVGCCCGGGGGGGVERDRGEDGQFGRGPLCKDVYFKHPVRTKACEALSRFPSSMPLYSGIHGEVVISAEPRWLCHATVTTHDSNTLREVAGTQVLIPVIGGLVELFAAKHMKKDEKMIESIRAHCHVPVKQEAVTEHGYSNSSFNEHRLDSLLEENLPHSCHLLSLIPQTQFLLPLTQPRNSISFEGSSSGSNPSNEAPSFVSNASQLPQHGHLELSVGKSNHDENILKQRAGSADCNKKVPKVMRRSERDDYKSKNLVTERNRRTRIKTGLFALRALVPKISKMDKAAILGDAIDYVGELLKEVKNLQDEIKNAEEEERRASNIELKTSKLEIFQEDHVSSSKINQDSSGFVEKKGAEVQLEVDQISKRQFLLKFLCEQRQGGFGRSMETIHSLGLQILDANITTFNGNVLNILKVEADKDIHPKTLKKSLIELTGNLIQTFGSQI, from the exons ATGAGAGGACTGGACAGAGCAATGGAACGGCTTAGACCCCTTGTTGACTCCAACGCCTGGGATTACTGTGTTGTATGGAAGTTAGGCGATGACCCTTCAAG GTTTATTGAGTGGGTGGGTTGCTGCTGCGGTGGCGGTGGCGGCGGCGGTGTGGAAAGGGACAGAGGAGAAGACGGCCAATTTGGGCGGGGTCCTCTTTGTAAGGATGTCTACTTTAAGCATCCAGTCAGAACAAAGGCTTGTGAGGCTCTTTCTCGGTTCCCTTCTTCCATGCCTCTGTATTCTGG GATTCATGGAGAGGTGGTGATATCAGCTGAGCCCAGATGGTTATGCCATGCCACAGTCACTACTCATGACTCCAATACCCTACGT GAAGTAGCTGGAACTCAAGTCTTGATCCCAGTAATTGGTGGACTTGTTGAGCTTTTTGCAGCAAAGCAT ATGAAAAAAGATGAGAAGATGATAGAATCTATTAGAGCTCATTGCCATGTCCCTGTCAAACAAGAAGCCGTGACTGAACATGGGTATTCCAATTCGAGCTTCAACGAGCACCGTCTTGATTCATTGCTTGAAGAGAATTTGCCGCATTCCTGCCACTTGTTAAGTTTGATTCCACAGACACAGTTTCTTCTCCCATTAACGCAGCCCCGTAACAGCATTAGCTTTGAAGGATCATCTAGCGGTTCCAATCCTTCAAACGAAGCTCCATCATTTGTTTCAAATGCGAGTCAACTGCCGCAACATGGACATTTGGAATTATCAGTTGGAAAATCCAATCACGACGAGAATATTCTGAAGCAACGAGCAGGTTCTGCAGATTGCAACAAGAAAGTTCCAAAAGTTATGAGGAGGTCGGAAAGAGATGACTACAAATCTAAGAATCTTGTCACAGAAAGGAACAGGAGGACAAGGATTAAAACTGGCTTATTTGCTCTGCGTGCCTTGGTCCCCAAGATTTCCAAG ATGGATAAAGCTGCAATTCTTGGAGATGCAATTGATTATGTCGGCGAGTTGCTGAAGGAGGTGAAAAACCTCCAGGATGAGATCAAGAATGCTGAAGAAGAGGAACGCAGAGCGAGCAACATTGAGCTAAAGACTTCAAAACTGGAGATCTTTCAGGAAGACCACGTGTCTTCTTCTAAGATCAACCAGGATTCTTCTGGTTTTGTAGAAAAGAAAGGGGCAGAG GTGCAATTAGAAGTGGACCAGATTAGCAAAAGACAGTTCCTGCTAAAGTTCCTTTGTGAACAGAGGCAAGGAGGTTTCGGGAGGTCGATGGAAACTATCCATTCTTTGGGGCTTCAAATCCTTGATGCCAATATTACAACATTTAATGGCAATGTTCTGAACATTCTCAAGGTCGAG GCGGATAAGGACATTCATCCAAAGACATTGAAGAAGTCATTGATCGAGCTAACAGGGAACCTAATTCAGACATTTGGTAGTCAAATTTAG
- the LOC133704427 gene encoding pantothenate kinase 1-like isoform X1, translated as MEHNREVEIDGNSNPIQISRLALDIGGSLIKLVFFSRNSGDDEDPPKDLVGVSSGVNGRLHFAKFETAKINDCLQFISANKLLLGGGFQPQENCTNDRSFIKATGGGAYKFSELFKEKLGISLEKEDEMDCLVKGANFLLKAVNQEAFTYLNGSKEFVQIDHNDLYPYLLVNIGSGVSMIKVDGDGKFERVSGTSVGGGTFWGLGKLLTKSQSFDELLELSHRGDNRAIDTLVGDIYGGMDYLKIGLSSTTIASSFGKATSHNKELEDYKPEDISRSLLRMISNNIGQISYLNALRFGLKRIIFGGFFIRSHSYTMDTIAVAVHFWSKGEAKAMFLRHEGFLGALGAFMSYETHSLDDLVVNQMMPLPVNASLGTDTNYDPLKGDLNGTESIQCSVYRA; from the exons ATGGAACATAATAGAGAGGTTGAAATTGATGGGAATTCAAATCCAATTCAAATATCTCGCTTGGCCCTCGATATTGGAG GATCTCTAATCAAGTTGGTGTTTTTCTCGAGAAATTCTGGGGATGATGAGGACCCACCAAAGGATTTAGTTGGAGTTTCCAGTGGTGTTAATGGAAGGCTTCACTTTGCCAAGTTTGAGACAGCCAAGATCAATGATTGCTTACAGTTTATTAGTGCCAACAAACTTCTCCTTGGTGGTG GTTTCCAGCCTCAAGAAAATTGTACCAATGACAGGAGCTTTATTAAG GCCACAGGTGGTGGGGCATACAAGTTCTCTGAACTTTTCAAAGAAAAGCTTGGCATTAGTCTTGAGAAGGAAGATGAGATGGATTGTCTTGTGAAGGGAGCAAATTTTTTGCTTAAG GCAGTCAATCAGGAAGCTTTTACATACTTGAATGGCTCGAAGGAATTTGTGCAGATTGACCATAATGATTTGTATCCATATCTACTTGTTAATATTGGATCTGGAGTTAGCATGATCAAG GTGGATGGAGATGGAAAATTTGAGCGAGTTAGTGGAACAAGTGTTGGTGGTGGCACTTTTTGGGGTTTGGGAAAGTTATTAACAAAATCCCAGAG TTTTGATGAGTTGCTGGAATTGAGTCATCGGGGAGATAACAGAGCTATAGACACACTTGTTGGGGATATCTATGGTGGGATGGATTATTTAAAG ATTGGTCTCTCATCTACAACTATTGCTTCTAGCTTTGGGAAGGCAACTTCTCACAATAAAGAACTCGAAGATTATAAACCTGAGGATATTTCCCGGTCTCTTCTAAGAatgatttccaataatattGGACAG ATCTCTTACTTAAACGCACTTCGATTTGGGCTCAAGCGCATAATTTTTGGAGGATTTTTCATCCGGAGTCACTCTTATACTATGGACACCATCGCCGTTGCAGTTCACTTCTG GTCTAAAGGTGAGGCAAAAGCAATGTTTTTGCGGCACGAAGGATTTCTTGGAGCTCTAGGAGCATTCATGAGCTATGAAACGCACAGCCTTGATGATTTGGTGGTTAATCAAATGATGCCGCTCCCAGTGAATGCATCCCTGGGCACGGATACAAATTATGATCCACTGAAGGGGGATTTAAATGGGACCGAGAGCATACAATGCAGTGTCTATCGAGCTTAG
- the LOC133704427 gene encoding pantothenate kinase 1-like isoform X2, whose amino-acid sequence MEHNREVEIDGNSNPIQISRLALDIGGSLIKLVFFSRNSGDDEDPPKDLVGVSSGVNGRLHFAKFETAKINDCLQFISANKLLLGGGFQPQENCTNDRSFIKAVNQEAFTYLNGSKEFVQIDHNDLYPYLLVNIGSGVSMIKVDGDGKFERVSGTSVGGGTFWGLGKLLTKSQSFDELLELSHRGDNRAIDTLVGDIYGGMDYLKIGLSSTTIASSFGKATSHNKELEDYKPEDISRSLLRMISNNIGQISYLNALRFGLKRIIFGGFFIRSHSYTMDTIAVAVHFWSKGEAKAMFLRHEGFLGALGAFMSYETHSLDDLVVNQMMPLPVNASLGTDTNYDPLKGDLNGTESIQCSVYRA is encoded by the exons ATGGAACATAATAGAGAGGTTGAAATTGATGGGAATTCAAATCCAATTCAAATATCTCGCTTGGCCCTCGATATTGGAG GATCTCTAATCAAGTTGGTGTTTTTCTCGAGAAATTCTGGGGATGATGAGGACCCACCAAAGGATTTAGTTGGAGTTTCCAGTGGTGTTAATGGAAGGCTTCACTTTGCCAAGTTTGAGACAGCCAAGATCAATGATTGCTTACAGTTTATTAGTGCCAACAAACTTCTCCTTGGTGGTG GTTTCCAGCCTCAAGAAAATTGTACCAATGACAGGAGCTTTATTAAG GCAGTCAATCAGGAAGCTTTTACATACTTGAATGGCTCGAAGGAATTTGTGCAGATTGACCATAATGATTTGTATCCATATCTACTTGTTAATATTGGATCTGGAGTTAGCATGATCAAG GTGGATGGAGATGGAAAATTTGAGCGAGTTAGTGGAACAAGTGTTGGTGGTGGCACTTTTTGGGGTTTGGGAAAGTTATTAACAAAATCCCAGAG TTTTGATGAGTTGCTGGAATTGAGTCATCGGGGAGATAACAGAGCTATAGACACACTTGTTGGGGATATCTATGGTGGGATGGATTATTTAAAG ATTGGTCTCTCATCTACAACTATTGCTTCTAGCTTTGGGAAGGCAACTTCTCACAATAAAGAACTCGAAGATTATAAACCTGAGGATATTTCCCGGTCTCTTCTAAGAatgatttccaataatattGGACAG ATCTCTTACTTAAACGCACTTCGATTTGGGCTCAAGCGCATAATTTTTGGAGGATTTTTCATCCGGAGTCACTCTTATACTATGGACACCATCGCCGTTGCAGTTCACTTCTG GTCTAAAGGTGAGGCAAAAGCAATGTTTTTGCGGCACGAAGGATTTCTTGGAGCTCTAGGAGCATTCATGAGCTATGAAACGCACAGCCTTGATGATTTGGTGGTTAATCAAATGATGCCGCTCCCAGTGAATGCATCCCTGGGCACGGATACAAATTATGATCCACTGAAGGGGGATTTAAATGGGACCGAGAGCATACAATGCAGTGTCTATCGAGCTTAG
- the LOC133705505 gene encoding galactinol synthase 1-like yields the protein MAPGVPIDGNILGTGKVSTVNTGYSKRAYVTFLAGNGDYVKGVVGLAKGLRKVKSAYPLVVAILPDVPEEHRDILRSQGCIVREIEPIYPPENQIQFAMAYYVINYSKLRIWNFEEYSKMVYLDADIQVFENIDHLFDTQDGYFYAVMDCFCEKTWSHSPQYSVGYCQQCPEKITWPAEMGSPPPLYFNAGMFVFEPSRLTYESLLERLQITPPTPFAEQDFLNMFFQKTYKPIPLLYNLVLAMLWRHPENVEVEKVKVVHYCAAGSKPWRYTGEEANMDREDIKMLVEKWWDIFNDESLDFNGENSVPEEETFSRSSILSSMPEPAISYVPAPTAA from the exons ATGGCCCCAGGAGTGCCAATAGATGGGAATATTTTGGGTACCGGGAAGGTTTCCACAGTTAACACTGGCTATTCTAAGAGGGCCTACGTGACATTTTTAGCCGGCAACGGGGATTATGTTAAAGGGGTAGTTGGGTTGGCTAAGGGTTTGCGCAAGGTGAAGAGTGCATACCCTCTTGTCGTAGCAATCTTGCCGGATGTGCCTGAGGAACACCGTGACATTTTGAGGTCTCAAGGTTGCATTGTACGTGAGATCGAGCCTATTTATCCACCTGAGAACCAGATTCAGTTTGCCATGGCCTACTACGTGATCAACTACTCCAAGCTCCGAATTTGGAAT TTTGAGGAGTACAGCAAGATGGTATATTTGGATGCTGATATCCAAGTGTTCGAGAATATAGACCATCTATTTGACACCCAGGATGGCTACTTCTACGCCGTGATGGACTGCTTCTGTGAGAAAACATGGAGCCACTCCCCTCAATACTCCGTCGGCTACTGCCAGCAGTGCCCGGAAAAGATAACATGGCCTGCTGAGATGGGCTCTCCTCCTCCCCTGTACTTCAATGCTGGGATGTTTGTATTTGAGCCTAGTCGTTTGACTTATGAGAGCCTTCTTGAGAGGCTGCAGATCACCCCACCAACCCCCTTTGCCGAGCAA GATTTCTTGAATATGTTTTTCCAAAAAACATACAAGCCAATCCCTCTGCTTTACAACCTGGTTTTAGCCATGTTATGGCGACATCCTGAGAACGTGGAGGTCGAGAAGGTTAAAGTGGTTCACTACTGTGCTGCT ggttCAAAACCTTGGAGATATACCGGCGAGGAAGCTAATATGGATAGAGAGGACATCAAGATGTTAGTGGAAAAATGGTGGGATATATTTAATGATGAGTCCCTCGATTTCAATGGTGAAAACTCAGTTCCAGAAGAAGAAACATTCTCGAGGTCATCCATCTTGTCTTCCATGCCTGAGCCTGCCATATCCTACGTCCCTGCACCAACTGCTGCTTAA
- the LOC133705020 gene encoding transcription factor bHLH90 isoform X1 has protein sequence MRGLDRAMERLRPLVDSNAWDYCVVWKLGDDPSRFIEWVGCCCGGGGGGGVERDRGEDGQFGRGPLCKDVYFKHPVRTKACEALSRFPSSMPLYSGNRIHGEVVISAEPRWLCHATVTTHDSNTLREVAGTQVLIPVIGGLVELFAAKHMKKDEKMIESIRAHCHVPVKQEAVTEHGYSNSSFNEHRLDSLLEENLPHSCHLLSLIPQTQFLLPLTQPRNSISFEGSSSGSNPSNEAPSFVSNASQLPQHGHLELSVGKSNHDENILKQRAGSADCNKKVPKVMRRSERDDYKSKNLVTERNRRTRIKTGLFALRALVPKISKMDKAAILGDAIDYVGELLKEVKNLQDEIKNAEEEERRASNIELKTSKLEIFQEDHVSSSKINQDSSGFVEKKGAEVQLEVDQISKRQFLLKFLCEQRQGGFGRSMETIHSLGLQILDANITTFNGNVLNILKVEADKDIHPKTLKKSLIELTGNLIQTFGSQI, from the exons ATGAGAGGACTGGACAGAGCAATGGAACGGCTTAGACCCCTTGTTGACTCCAACGCCTGGGATTACTGTGTTGTATGGAAGTTAGGCGATGACCCTTCAAG GTTTATTGAGTGGGTGGGTTGCTGCTGCGGTGGCGGTGGCGGCGGCGGTGTGGAAAGGGACAGAGGAGAAGACGGCCAATTTGGGCGGGGTCCTCTTTGTAAGGATGTCTACTTTAAGCATCCAGTCAGAACAAAGGCTTGTGAGGCTCTTTCTCGGTTCCCTTCTTCCATGCCTCTGTATTCTGG AAACAGGATTCATGGAGAGGTGGTGATATCAGCTGAGCCCAGATGGTTATGCCATGCCACAGTCACTACTCATGACTCCAATACCCTACGT GAAGTAGCTGGAACTCAAGTCTTGATCCCAGTAATTGGTGGACTTGTTGAGCTTTTTGCAGCAAAGCAT ATGAAAAAAGATGAGAAGATGATAGAATCTATTAGAGCTCATTGCCATGTCCCTGTCAAACAAGAAGCCGTGACTGAACATGGGTATTCCAATTCGAGCTTCAACGAGCACCGTCTTGATTCATTGCTTGAAGAGAATTTGCCGCATTCCTGCCACTTGTTAAGTTTGATTCCACAGACACAGTTTCTTCTCCCATTAACGCAGCCCCGTAACAGCATTAGCTTTGAAGGATCATCTAGCGGTTCCAATCCTTCAAACGAAGCTCCATCATTTGTTTCAAATGCGAGTCAACTGCCGCAACATGGACATTTGGAATTATCAGTTGGAAAATCCAATCACGACGAGAATATTCTGAAGCAACGAGCAGGTTCTGCAGATTGCAACAAGAAAGTTCCAAAAGTTATGAGGAGGTCGGAAAGAGATGACTACAAATCTAAGAATCTTGTCACAGAAAGGAACAGGAGGACAAGGATTAAAACTGGCTTATTTGCTCTGCGTGCCTTGGTCCCCAAGATTTCCAAG ATGGATAAAGCTGCAATTCTTGGAGATGCAATTGATTATGTCGGCGAGTTGCTGAAGGAGGTGAAAAACCTCCAGGATGAGATCAAGAATGCTGAAGAAGAGGAACGCAGAGCGAGCAACATTGAGCTAAAGACTTCAAAACTGGAGATCTTTCAGGAAGACCACGTGTCTTCTTCTAAGATCAACCAGGATTCTTCTGGTTTTGTAGAAAAGAAAGGGGCAGAG GTGCAATTAGAAGTGGACCAGATTAGCAAAAGACAGTTCCTGCTAAAGTTCCTTTGTGAACAGAGGCAAGGAGGTTTCGGGAGGTCGATGGAAACTATCCATTCTTTGGGGCTTCAAATCCTTGATGCCAATATTACAACATTTAATGGCAATGTTCTGAACATTCTCAAGGTCGAG GCGGATAAGGACATTCATCCAAAGACATTGAAGAAGTCATTGATCGAGCTAACAGGGAACCTAATTCAGACATTTGGTAGTCAAATTTAG
- the LOC133705019 gene encoding proline-rich receptor-like protein kinase PERK13, with translation MSNSVGNPPPGSSSNESFPSQVDTNSTLSLGPSPSATDGEESAALVDDTATPPPNSTNVDSPQTPEPSSPPPTSKSPPPPPPSPPPPPPPKSNHSPPPSPPLVSNSTKSNSSPPLKISPPPNSPPPSPNPPPTPAKKESSSSSVPSPPPPAASPPPAGKFVPPPLSGDVQQPPPPPAEFKPSLSPPISNVSPKTLDSNSNPSNSGRVPTDSRFHSPPVPGASPSDHPSSTSTDATNHNVPRTPPAPGNESNEAGGKTIIAAAVGAAVTGLFLLTLIAAIFLVVKSRKKRVANASGHYMPPKSFTLKTDGYHYGQQQQSVRLTGPGSPSYHLQSAPSESHGSQRGNMYNGGGPDSDVIGTGKTFFSYHELMEITNGFARQNIIGEGGFGCVYKGCMADGKVVAVKQLKAGSGQGDREFKAEVEIISRVHHRHLVSLVGYCISDNQRLLIYEFVPNKTLENHLHAGKELPVLDWPKRLKIAIGSAKGLAYLHEDCHPKIIHRDIKSANILLDDAFEAQASLRLSMLDSLQHVADFGLARLNDTTQTHVSTRVMGTFGYLAPEYASSGKLTDRSDVFSFGVVLLELITGRKPVDASQPLGDESLVEWARPLLIHALETGELGELVDTRLEKHYVESELFRMVETAAACVRHLAPKRPRMMQVVRALDSGGELSDLSNGVKFGQSTAYDSGQYNQEISNFRRMALVSNGSSEFDTFSGDYSARDTSREQPTSGDYTSSESETQAMNRTGSYAGRRFR, from the exons ATGTCGAATTCGGTGGGGAATCCGCCGCCGGGTTCTTCATCGAACGAGTCTTTTCCTTCGCAAGTTGACACAAATTCCACCCTCAGTTTAGGCCCTTCACCTTCAGCTACTGATGGTGAAGAATCAGCGGCACTCGTTGATGACACAGCTACACCACCGCCTAATTCTACTAATGTTGATTCCCCACAAACACCAGAACCATCTTCACCCCCACCCACTTCgaaatctcctcctcctcctcctccttcaccaccaccaccacctcctcccaAGTCCAACCATTCTCCACCTCCCAGCCCACCATTAGTCTCAAATTCAACTAAATCAAATTCGTCACCACCACTTAAAATATCTCCGCCACCAAACTCACCACCTCCATCACCTAATCCTCCTCCTACCCCTGCCAAGAAAGAGTCATCCTCTTCATCCGTTCCATCCCCTCCTCCTCCTGCTGCATCACCTCCCCCTGCTGGTAAATTTGTCCCGCCGCCTCTCTCTGGAGATGTACAACAACCTCCTCCTCCCCCAGCAGAATTCAAACCCTCTTTGTCTCCCCCCATTTCAAATGTGTCACCGAAGACACTGGATTCAAATAGCAATCCGTCAAATTCCGGGCGCGTTCCAACAGACTCTAGATTTCATAGTCCTCCCGTTCCAGGAGCCTCACCATCGGACCACCCATCATCGACTTCTACTGATGCAACAAACCACAATGTGCCCAGGACTCCACCAGCACCAGGAAATGAAAGTAACGAAGCTGGAGGCAAGACAATCATAGCTGCGGCTGTTGGGGCTGCAGTCACAGGTTTGTTTCTTCTAACACTAATTGCGGCAATCTTTTTAGTTGTGAAGAGCAGAAAAAAACGGGTGGCCAATGCTTCTGGCCATTACATGCCGCCCAAaagttttactttgaaaacag ATGGATATCATTACGGACAGCAACAACAATCTGTGCGTCTCACTGGACCTGGAAGTCCCTCTTATCATTTGCAATCTGCACCCTCCGAAAGCCACGGAAGTCAAAGAGGGAATATGTACAATGGAGGGGGGCCTGATTCAGATGTCATTGGCACCGGGAAGACCTTTTTCAGCTACCATGAGCTGATGGAAATAACAAATGGATTTGCTCGTCAAAATATTATCGGTGAGGGTGGGTTTGGATGTGTTTACAAGGGGTGCATGGCAGATGGGAAGGTAGTGGCTGTCAAACAACTAAAGGCCGGTAGTGGACAGGGTGATCGGGAATTTAAGGCTGAAGTTGAAATTATCAGTCGTGTCCATCATCGACATTTGGTCTCTTTGGTGGGATATTGCATCTCTGACAATCAGCGCTTGCTCATCTACGAATTTGTTCCAAATAAGACTCTTGAGAATCATTTGCATG CAGGAAAAGAATTGCCTGTGTTGGATTGGCCTAAAAGACTCAAAATTGCCATAGGATCTGCAAAGGGCTTGGCATATTTACATGAAGATT GTCATCCGAAAATTATTCACAGAGACATTAAGTCGGCGAACATTCTGTTGGATGATGCTTTCGAAGCGCAGGCAAGCCTACGACTTTCTATGTTGGATTCCCTTCAACAT GTTGCAGACTTTGGGCTTGCCAGACTAAATGACACTACCCAGACCCATGTGTCAACTCGAGTAATGGGGACATTTGG GTACTTGGCACCTGAGTATGCGTCAAGTGGAAAGCTAACAGATAGGTCTGATGTATTTTCATTTGGAGTTGTGCTTCTAGAACTGATAACCGGGCGCAAACCAGTTGATGCAAGTCAGCCTCTGGGGGATGAAAGCTTGGTTGAATGG GCTCGTCCACTCCTAATTCATGCCCTTGAAACCGGTGAACTTGGTGAGCTGGTTGATACACGACTTGAAAAGCATTACGTGGAGAGTGAATTGTTCAGAATGGTTGAGACAGCCGCTGCTTGCGTTCGCCATTTGGCTCCAAAGCGACCGCGCATGATGCAG GTGGTGAGAGCATTAGATAGTGGAGGTGAATTGTCGGATCTCAGTAATGGTGTGAAATTTGGTCAGAGCACTGCATATGATTCAGGCCAGTACAATCAAGAGATTAGTAATTTCCGGAGGATGGCTCTTGTCAGTAATGGAAGCTCAGAATTTGACACTTTCAGTGGAGATTACTCTGCTAGAGACACATCCCGGGAACAACCAACTTCAGGTGATTACACAAGTAGCGAGTCAGAGACTCAAGCCATGAACCGAACTGGCAGTTATGCTGGCCGCCGGTTTAGATAA